The Bacillus sp. B-jedd sequence AGCCATTTCAAGTTCCTTGTCGGGAAGCCTTTGGAGCATCTTCATAAAAGCCTCCTCAACCGGGACGCCCAAATTGATATCCTTTAAAGTTTTCTCGAACTCTGTGCCGATCGGGTCAGGAAATTCCTCGGAAATGAGTTTCATCGCCTGCATGAAGCTGAAACCGGCCCGCATCGAGTTGGCCATCGTCCCAAGCGCTTCAGACAGCTGATAGGCGCTCCGGGTTAACCGCTTGCTGATTTTCTTGTTCAGCTGGAAGACCGGCAGCCAGAACGCGACGATTCCGACCGGAAGATAAAACAGATAGTGGATTTTCAACATGTAGGCGATCAATACAGCTGTGATAAGTGCCAGGATTCTGAACAGAAAAAATTCACCTGGTGAGAGTGCAGACCGTCCCTGCACCAGTTTCTTTTCCCACTTTGATATGGCTGGTGAAAAGGCATTCAAGTGTGAACCGGCCTTTTGTATGAGCGTGACATGCCTGTTTTTTTCCGATTTCTTCTTATTCTTTACTTTCTCTTCTTTCTCTTGTGCAAAATAATTGTCAAGCCGCTTTTTCATTTTCATTCGGCGTCCGATAGTCGAGAACAGGAGATAGCCGAAAATGCTGAAACCAAATAAAGATAAAACGAGTGTCAGCAGAGGATTCAGGTTCATACCCGCCATTCCTCC is a genomic window containing:
- a CDS encoding type II secretion system F family protein, which encodes MNLNPLLTLVLSLFGFSIFGYLLFSTIGRRMKMKKRLDNYFAQEKEEKVKNKKKSEKNRHVTLIQKAGSHLNAFSPAISKWEKKLVQGRSALSPGEFFLFRILALITAVLIAYMLKIHYLFYLPVGIVAFWLPVFQLNKKISKRLTRSAYQLSEALGTMANSMRAGFSFMQAMKLISEEFPDPIGTEFEKTLKDINLGVPVEEAFMKMLQRLPDKELEMAVKSMLIQRASGGNLAVLLETIQETVTGRIQIKEEVRTLTAQGKLSTWIITGLPVALALYLKLVNPEYFNLLLEHPLGWVMLSAGGMGIVMGWFFIRKIVRIEV